A stretch of the Thermodesulfobacteriota bacterium genome encodes the following:
- the dapB gene encoding 4-hydroxy-tetrahydrodipicolinate reductase, which translates to MTRVIVTGAAGQMGKRNIAMTCQAEGMTLAAAVERPDHPALGQDAGEVAGCGRLGVPITGSLAAVLDQGDVVIDFTFHTATMEHARLAARAGRAMVIGTTGLSATDLVELQELSSGFACVQSPNMAVGVNVLFKIAARMAGILGSGYDIEIVEAHHRRKKDAPSGTALKLGEVVAQALGRDLGEVGVFARHGMIGQRTDQEIGIQTVRAGDIVGEHTVLFAGPGERLELIHRAHSRDNFARGAVLAAAWVNDRPHGLYTMFDVLGLADL; encoded by the coding sequence ATGACCAGGGTGATCGTGACCGGCGCGGCCGGCCAGATGGGCAAGCGCAATATCGCCATGACCTGCCAGGCGGAAGGGATGACCCTGGCTGCTGCCGTGGAGCGGCCGGACCACCCGGCCCTGGGCCAGGATGCCGGCGAGGTCGCCGGGTGCGGCCGCCTGGGGGTGCCGATCACCGGCTCCCTGGCCGCGGTCCTCGACCAGGGGGACGTGGTCATCGACTTCACCTTCCATACCGCGACCATGGAGCATGCAAGGCTGGCCGCCCGGGCCGGCCGCGCCATGGTCATCGGCACCACCGGCCTGTCCGCCACCGACCTGGTGGAGCTCCAGGAGCTTTCCTCCGGCTTTGCCTGCGTCCAGTCTCCCAACATGGCGGTGGGGGTCAACGTCCTGTTCAAGATCGCGGCCCGCATGGCCGGAATTCTGGGCAGTGGCTACGACATCGAGATCGTCGAGGCCCATCACCGGCGGAAGAAGGACGCCCCCAGCGGCACTGCCCTCAAGCTCGGCGAGGTCGTGGCCCAGGCCCTGGGCCGGGACCTGGGAGAGGTGGGGGTCTTCGCCCGTCATGGCATGATCGGCCAGCGCACCGATCAGGAGATCGGCATCCAGACCGTGCGGGCCGGCGATATCGTCGGCGAGCACACGGTGCTCTTCGCTGGCCCTGGCGAGCGGCTGGAGCTCATCCACCGGGCGCACAGCCGGGACAACTTCGCCCGGGGCGCGGTGCTGGCCGCCGCCTGGGTCAACGACCGCCCGCACGGTCTGTACACCATGTTCGACGTCCTGGGGCTGGCCGATCTCTAA
- the dapA gene encoding 4-hydroxy-tetrahydrodipicolinate synthase, whose product MNRFSGAFVAIVTPFVDGRLDEEGLSGLLEFQIAGGTHGIVPCGTTGESATLSHAEHHRVVELTIQTVAGRVPVLAGTGSNSTEESIDLTRHAKTAGADGALMITPYYNKPTQEGLYQHFKAVAEAVDIPIILYNVPSRTSVNMLPETVARLAQIPNIAGVKEATGNLAQVAEVIRVCPPDFAVLSGDDPTAMATVAIGGTGVISVTSNVAPREMATMMDAALAGDLATARQLHYRLMPLMAAMFYETNPAPAKAALEMMGQIRSGQPRLPLVAMSAANQARLRTALTDFGLLS is encoded by the coding sequence ATGAACCGTTTCAGCGGCGCCTTTGTCGCCATCGTCACCCCCTTTGTGGACGGTCGCCTGGACGAGGAGGGCCTTTCGGGGCTTCTTGAATTCCAGATCGCCGGCGGCACCCACGGCATCGTGCCCTGCGGCACCACCGGCGAGTCGGCCACCTTGTCCCACGCTGAGCACCACCGGGTGGTGGAGCTGACGATCCAGACCGTGGCCGGCCGGGTGCCGGTTCTGGCGGGCACCGGCTCCAACAGCACCGAGGAGTCCATTGATCTCACCCGCCACGCCAAGACCGCCGGCGCCGACGGGGCGCTCATGATCACCCCGTACTACAACAAGCCCACCCAGGAGGGGCTCTACCAGCACTTCAAGGCCGTGGCCGAGGCGGTGGACATCCCCATCATCCTGTACAACGTGCCCAGCCGCACCAGCGTCAACATGCTGCCGGAGACCGTGGCCCGCCTGGCCCAGATCCCCAACATCGCCGGTGTCAAGGAGGCCACCGGCAACCTGGCCCAGGTGGCGGAGGTGATCCGCGTCTGCCCGCCGGATTTCGCGGTGCTTTCCGGCGATGACCCCACCGCCATGGCGACGGTAGCCATCGGTGGCACGGGCGTCATCTCGGTGACCTCCAACGTCGCGCCCCGGGAGATGGCCACCATGATGGATGCCGCCCTGGCCGGCGACCTGGCCACCGCCCGGCAGCTCCACTACCGGCTCATGCCCCTCATGGCCGCCATGTTCTACGAGACCAACCCGGCACCCGCCAAGGCGGCCCTGGAGATGATGGGCCAGATCCGCTCCGGCCAGCCGCGGCTGCCGCTGGTCGCCATGTCGGCAGCCAACCAGGCCAGGCTGCGGACGGCTCTCACCGACTTCGGGCTGCTGTCCTGA
- the dapF gene encoding diaminopimelate epimerase, which yields MRFPIPFAKMSGSGNDFILVDHREPCLQEAEMPAFAAAVCRRRFSVGADGLILLEPSPRAAFRWRFFNADGSPAAMCGNGARCAARFAVEKGIARPTHSFETGAGIITAEVLGREVRISLTAPSRFVAERPLLVSGQELRVASIDTGVPHAVHFVSPADLERVPVADWGRTLRLHPEFAPAGTNANFAAVVSRNDLRLRTYERGVEAETMACGTGAVAAVLCAALAGRVDSPVAVVTTGGERLTIHFQRQGDAIVSVQLQGGAALIYEGLLGPEAIG from the coding sequence ATGCGCTTTCCCATCCCTTTTGCCAAGATGAGTGGCAGCGGCAACGACTTCATCCTGGTCGATCACCGCGAGCCCTGTCTGCAGGAGGCCGAGATGCCGGCCTTCGCCGCCGCCGTCTGCCGGCGGCGGTTCTCGGTGGGGGCCGACGGCCTCATCCTCCTGGAACCGTCGCCACGGGCGGCCTTCCGCTGGCGCTTCTTCAACGCCGACGGCTCCCCGGCCGCCATGTGTGGCAACGGCGCCCGCTGCGCCGCCCGTTTTGCCGTGGAGAAGGGCATAGCACGGCCAACCCACTCCTTTGAGACCGGCGCCGGCATCATCACGGCCGAGGTCCTGGGCCGGGAGGTCAGGATCAGCCTCACGGCGCCCAGCCGCTTTGTGGCCGAGCGGCCGCTCCTGGTGTCGGGCCAGGAGCTTCGGGTCGCCAGCATCGACACCGGCGTACCCCATGCCGTCCATTTCGTATCCCCCGCCGATCTGGAGCGAGTGCCAGTGGCGGACTGGGGCCGGACTCTGCGCCTGCATCCGGAATTCGCCCCTGCCGGCACCAACGCCAACTTTGCCGCGGTGGTGAGCCGCAACGACCTTCGCTTGCGGACCTACGAACGGGGGGTGGAGGCCGAGACCATGGCCTGCGGCACCGGCGCGGTGGCGGCGGTGCTGTGCGCGGCCTTGGCCGGTCGGGTGGACAGCCCGGTCGCGGTCGTCACCACCGGCGGCGAGCGGTTGACGATCCATTTCCAGCGCCAGGGAGATGCCATCGTCTCGGTGCAGCTGCAAGGCGGTGCTGCCCTGATCTACGAGGGACTCCTGGGGCCGGAGGCGATCGGGTAA